CCTGCACCTTGCTACGATCAATAGTCACACCATGAGCATTAATGACATGTCCCAGGTATTCAACTTGAGGTTGCCCAAATGAACACTTAGACCTTTTTGCATAAAGAGTATTCTTCTTCAATGTCTCAAATATAATAGCTAGATGGTCTATATGATCCGCTAAAGACTGACTATAAACCAAGATATCATCGAAGAAAACTAACACAAACTTTATTAGAAAAGGTAGGAAGACCTGATTCATCAATGCCTGGAATGTAGCATGGGCATTTGTAATCCCAAATGGCATTACTCTAAATTCATAATGCCCCAAGTGAGTTCTGCATGCAGTTTTGTACACATTTTCTGCCTACATTCTGATTTGATGGTACCCTGCTCTGAGATCCGCCTTGAAAAAGATTATTGAACCATGCAACTCATCTGAAAGATCATCCACAATGGGTATTGGGTACTTGTCTTTGATAGTAATGTCATTTAACCTACTGTAATCTACACAAAACCTCCATGCCCCATCTTTTTCTTTACCAATAAAGCTGGAGAAGAAAAAGGAGATTGGCTTGGCCGAATGGTTCCACTTGGCAGCATTTCTGCTACATGTTTCTCTAGTTCTTTCTTTTGATAGTAATTATACCTGTATGGCCTCAGGCTCACTCGTGTAGCACCAGGTTTTAATAGAATCTAGTGATCTAAGGATCTGACAGGAGGCAATGCCTT
This sequence is a window from Nicotiana tomentosiformis chromosome 5, ASM39032v3, whole genome shotgun sequence. Protein-coding genes within it:
- the LOC138891902 gene encoding uncharacterized mitochondrial protein AtMg00860-like gives rise to the protein MPFGITNAHATFQALMNQVFLPFLIKFVLVFFDDILVYSQSLADHIDHLAIIFETLKKNTLYAKRSKCSFGQPQVEYLGHVINAHGVTIDRSKVQAMVNLPKPTSIKKEGFRWSEEADQAFAALKRAMPTTSMLTLPDYTQPFCG